A stretch of the Oenococcus sp. UCMA 16435 genome encodes the following:
- a CDS encoding molecular chaperone Tir, with protein MAIHKCFISFKMEDEGYKKDIQQIEDIQMIDKSLDIPINSDNPDYVMQKIRDENLKDSSVTLFLIGSYSAESLGQNEQYYIKKELQASLYHSQNHGRNGILGIVLPEMYEKIYKGQYICNICGKRHNYVAIDDENVIKELSKNYYIEKDHNSCAWQEDERYCVLVKWEDFVSNSKEFIEQAWNKRESPIADKITVYPK; from the coding sequence ATGGCAATACACAAATGTTTTATTTCGTTCAAAATGGAAGATGAGGGTTACAAAAAAGATATACAGCAAATCGAAGATATACAGATGATTGATAAATCTTTGGATATCCCCATTAATTCCGATAACCCTGATTATGTTATGCAAAAAATTAGAGATGAAAACTTAAAGGATTCTAGTGTTACATTATTTTTAATCGGTAGTTATAGTGCTGAATCGTTGGGCCAAAACGAACAGTATTATATTAAAAAGGAATTACAAGCTTCCCTGTACCATTCACAAAATCACGGACGAAATGGAATACTAGGAATAGTTCTTCCTGAAATGTACGAAAAAATATACAAGGGACAATACATTTGCAACATTTGCGGAAAAAGACATAATTATGTGGCTATTGATGACGAAAATGTAATTAAAGAATTAAGCAAAAATTATTACATTGAAAAAGATCATAATTCATGTGCATGGCAAGAAGATGAACGTTATTGTGTATTAGTAAAATGGGAAGATTTTGTCTCCAATTCAAAAGAGTTCATAGAACAAGCCTGGAATAAAAGAGAGTCTCCTATTGCGGATAAAATAACAGTTTATCCAAAATAA
- a CDS encoding M13 family metallopeptidase, giving the protein MIPAAILTFPFFSLNGSRFSNYSSIGTIILHEMSHALDLNSSQFDGRGNLSSWSNHNDTIVYEHMVQRLIQQICLINKGFEDVHGHAEINEIFTDTTGLQIAASAAKLTSTHTARQFFFAWAKI; this is encoded by the coding sequence TTGATACCTGCAGCCATTCTTACGTTTCCCTTCTTTTCGCTCAACGGATCAAGATTTTCCAATTATAGTTCCATTGGAACCATAATCTTACATGAAATGAGTCATGCTCTCGACTTGAACAGTAGTCAATTTGATGGCCGAGGAAACTTGTCATCTTGGAGCAATCACAACGATACTATCGTGTATGAACATATGGTACAAAGATTAATCCAACAAATTTGTCTCATAAACAAAGGTTTTGAAGATGTTCACGGACATGCAGAAATAAACGAAATTTTTACCGATACGACTGGTCTTCAAATTGCTGCTAGCGCCGCGAAGCTAACTTCTACACATACTGCAAGACAATTCTTTTTTGCTTGGGCTAAAATCTGA
- a CDS encoding class I SAM-dependent methyltransferase, which produces MNPYVHQGNTILDFGSGFGKTADHLAQVADVTAYEPDQEMLKIRYHSANYQQLSGDFTTFINQVKNKKFSLILIHNVLEYVPDVEKTVSSLLEYQRAVAKSKNFGSINVYSNQQLIAILKKNGLSIESIKGIRTVFGLSNNNQIKEEASWQNDMFKLELKLADDPIAKQVSFFNHVIAKKPD; this is translated from the coding sequence CTGAATCCTTATGTTCATCAAGGAAATACAATTTTAGATTTTGGCAGCGGTTTTGGTAAAACGGCTGATCATCTGGCTCAGGTAGCCGATGTCACTGCTTATGAGCCTGATCAAGAAATGCTGAAAATTAGATATCATTCTGCTAATTACCAACAACTCAGCGGTGACTTCACAACATTCATTAATCAAGTTAAGAATAAAAAGTTCAGTCTGATCCTGATACATAATGTCCTTGAATATGTTCCCGATGTAGAAAAGACTGTTTCATCCTTGCTTGAATATCAAAGAGCGGTGGCTAAATCGAAAAATTTTGGTTCAATCAATGTATATTCCAATCAACAATTAATAGCTATTCTTAAAAAGAATGGCTTATCAATTGAATCAATTAAAGGCATCCGGACAGTTTTTGGTTTATCCAACAATAATCAGATTAAAGAAGAAGCATCTTGGCAAAACGATATGTTCAAGTTGGAATTGAAACTCGCTGATGATCCAATTGCTAAGCAAGTCTCCTTTTTCAATCACGTGATTGCAAAGAAACCTGATTGA
- a CDS encoding ABC transporter ATP-binding protein, with product MTTTIIKLDHLQKKFGKFAALKDVSFTLVSGQVLGFLGPNGAGKSTTIRVILGLLKKSGGSVTVFGKDVWRDDAAIHPRIAYIPGDVYLWPNLSGGEIIDLLLRLNGREHNQKTDALIKAFEFDPKKKARTYSKGNRQKVALIAAFSQDADLYIFDEPTSGLDPLNEQTFQQEVLKLKKAGKSVLLSSHILSEVERMCDSIVIIRDGSVIESGNLDQLRHLSRIKIEVTTATPMTDLEKQVGIHGLTYSNSEHTKVVFTADRDELGTIMTTLAASTVVDMQSTPPTLEDLFLRYYGKQGETHVAQ from the coding sequence ATGACAACAACTATCATCAAACTTGACCATCTTCAAAAAAAATTTGGCAAGTTTGCGGCATTAAAAGATGTCAGCTTTACGTTGGTGTCTGGACAGGTTCTAGGTTTTCTGGGACCCAATGGTGCCGGTAAATCAACTACCATTCGGGTTATTTTAGGCTTATTGAAAAAGAGTGGCGGGTCAGTAACCGTCTTTGGCAAGGATGTTTGGCGGGATGATGCAGCGATTCATCCACGAATCGCGTATATTCCTGGGGACGTTTATTTGTGGCCAAATCTTTCTGGTGGTGAAATTATTGATCTATTGCTGCGCCTGAACGGTCGCGAGCATAATCAAAAAACCGATGCGTTAATTAAAGCTTTTGAATTTGATCCGAAGAAAAAGGCACGCACCTATTCGAAGGGTAATCGTCAAAAAGTGGCATTAATTGCTGCCTTTTCGCAAGATGCTGATCTGTATATTTTCGATGAGCCTACCTCTGGACTTGATCCATTGAATGAGCAGACTTTTCAGCAAGAAGTTTTAAAGTTGAAAAAAGCCGGCAAAAGTGTGCTGTTGTCCAGCCACATTTTGTCCGAGGTCGAGCGGATGTGTGATTCAATTGTCATCATACGCGACGGCAGTGTGATTGAAAGCGGCAACCTTGACCAGTTGCGGCATTTGTCTCGGATCAAGATTGAAGTCACGACTGCTACTCCGATGACTGATTTAGAAAAGCAAGTCGGCATTCACGGCCTAACCTACAGTAATTCCGAGCATACCAAGGTTGTTTTTACCGCTGATAGAGATGAGCTTGGCACTATCATGACAACTCTTGCTGCCAGTACTGTAGTCGACATGCAATCAACACCGCCAACGCTCGAAGATTTATTCCTGCGTTATTACGGAAAGCAGGGTGAGACACATGTGGCACAATAA
- a CDS encoding beta-lactamase family protein encodes MYLSSKAEVIIKKIIGLYPESTLSIGTFYREKLSWQVYGKNAHLNKEKLQNYEIGSLTKVFTAFYFIELFKEKVVTSQTKINEVVSDLPTKNYPTIGELLTHQSGYGYLTPLKLSDLIGIIKHKGTRRYNPYESNMCADNVRKILIEKKIPTHRRRIYSNFGYAVLGLILSELEAKNYEECINAFSKKKLDLNHTNFGNADLLPGYFRNKNYGNWQWLDCGNNLGKATGGLRSNVVDILKFSSKILAESTFLKRAESFSLMGMFKRQDGIWMKIGQTGTQLSVMMIDIENSSSAVVLVNCLNKYSVSLARELLLRVFEE; translated from the coding sequence TTGTATTTATCATCAAAAGCAGAAGTTATTATTAAAAAAATTATCGGTTTATATCCAGAAAGTACGCTGTCAATCGGTACTTTTTATCGCGAAAAATTATCATGGCAAGTGTATGGTAAAAACGCCCACCTGAATAAGGAAAAGTTGCAAAATTATGAAATTGGTTCGCTAACGAAAGTTTTCACAGCTTTTTATTTTATTGAATTATTCAAGGAAAAAGTTGTGACAAGTCAAACCAAAATAAATGAAGTTGTTTCTGATTTACCTACAAAAAATTATCCAACAATTGGTGAGTTACTGACGCACCAATCGGGTTATGGCTATTTAACCCCTCTAAAGCTAAGCGACTTGATTGGGATTATTAAACATAAAGGCACTCGTCGTTACAATCCTTACGAGAGCAATATGTGTGCAGATAATGTTAGAAAAATCTTGATCGAAAAGAAAATTCCCACTCATCGTAGACGCATATATTCCAATTTTGGATATGCTGTTTTAGGTCTTATCCTTTCAGAATTAGAGGCTAAAAACTATGAAGAGTGTATTAACGCATTTTCTAAGAAGAAGTTGGATTTAAACCATACTAATTTTGGCAATGCTGATTTATTACCAGGTTATTTTAGAAATAAAAATTATGGCAATTGGCAATGGCTTGATTGCGGAAATAATCTTGGTAAGGCTACTGGCGGGCTTAGATCCAACGTAGTAGATATACTGAAGTTTTCAAGTAAAATACTTGCGGAATCGACCTTTTTAAAGCGAGCAGAATCTTTTTCCTTGATGGGGATGTTTAAAAGGCAAGATGGAATTTGGATGAAAATCGGCCAGACCGGAACACAATTATCAGTCATGATGATTGATATCGAAAACAGTTCATCTGCTGTTGTTTTAGTTAATTGTTTGAATAAATACAGTGTCTCCTTGGCCAGAGAACTACTTTTAAGAGTCTTTGAAGAGTAA
- a CDS encoding class I SAM-dependent methyltransferase gives MSEYESKTNYNRNFAPFYNYALTNQAREYGKFIMEYAQRKNIEHSIVDFMCGTGTLLKRFENEGWITTGVDLSSNMLEVAKQQLRHTPLFQEDVSLVKLNRRFGLAVSTADAVNHLSNLKTIGDFFESAYNSLSDNGIFIFDLNTEKAVKNNCSFLVISNKDYISIREGFYDDLHKIGFTRFQGAYRKPGTDLYLRFDSKIINYIYSLDEIRQLLLDKGFHKVVIRNGYSDESYDKDRAERVVFICDKKNALMSKHK, from the coding sequence ATGAGCGAGTACGAATCTAAAACGAATTATAATCGGAATTTTGCACCTTTTTATAACTATGCTCTTACTAATCAAGCGCGGGAGTATGGAAAGTTCATTATGGAATACGCTCAGCGTAAGAATATTGAACACTCAATTGTAGATTTCATGTGTGGAACTGGGACTCTTTTGAAGAGGTTTGAAAATGAGGGTTGGATCACTACAGGGGTCGATCTTTCTAGTAATATGCTAGAAGTTGCTAAACAACAACTTCGACATACGCCGTTATTTCAGGAAGATGTGAGTTTAGTTAAACTTAATCGGAGATTCGGTTTGGCTGTATCAACTGCTGATGCGGTAAATCATCTATCTAATTTGAAAACCATAGGGGACTTTTTTGAAAGTGCGTACAATAGTTTATCGGATAATGGCATTTTTATTTTTGACTTAAATACTGAAAAAGCAGTTAAAAATAATTGTTCGTTCTTAGTAATAAGTAACAAAGATTATATTTCAATCCGGGAAGGATTTTATGATGACCTGCACAAGATTGGCTTTACAAGATTTCAAGGAGCCTATAGGAAACCAGGGACGGATTTATATTTACGTTTTGATTCTAAAATTATAAATTATATTTACTCACTTGACGAAATCCGACAGCTATTACTTGATAAAGGATTTCATAAAGTGGTAATAAGGAATGGATACTCTGATGAAAGCTATGATAAAGATCGAGCAGAAAGAGTAGTTTTTATCTGTGATAAAAAGAATGCTCTTATGTCTAAACACAAGTGA
- a CDS encoding TetR/AcrR family transcriptional regulator: protein MKNVVTDPEKVTRILKAATEIFGQQGFHNSKTDQIANQAQVSKGLIFHYFGNKQALYLDTFKYAYNQIYDHMDPHKWQDAPGLAAMMTTAVKYELKLQFQFPAEYRLMMQAYADLPHFSEPLRQKVQQETTAISAEANRIFREKIEQLPRRKGLSVDDVFGVVSAIIAQQTAVTTRLIASGHYRKFEDLQSVVETMGRQLLIVEHGFLPNES, encoded by the coding sequence ATGAAAAATGTTGTGACGGATCCTGAAAAGGTCACCCGGATTCTCAAAGCTGCGACGGAAATTTTTGGTCAACAAGGCTTCCATAACAGCAAAACCGACCAGATCGCTAACCAAGCACAAGTATCAAAAGGCTTGATCTTCCATTATTTCGGTAATAAACAAGCGTTGTATCTTGATACTTTCAAATATGCCTATAACCAAATTTATGATCACATGGACCCACACAAGTGGCAGGATGCCCCTGGTCTGGCTGCCATGATGACCACTGCTGTTAAGTATGAATTGAAGCTGCAATTCCAGTTTCCGGCCGAATATCGCTTGATGATGCAAGCCTATGCCGATTTGCCGCATTTTTCCGAACCGCTGCGGCAAAAGGTGCAGCAAGAAACCACTGCCATTTCTGCCGAAGCCAATCGCATTTTCCGCGAGAAAATTGAACAACTTCCTCGCCGAAAAGGTTTGTCAGTAGATGACGTTTTCGGTGTTGTCTCTGCCATAATCGCACAACAAACAGCTGTCACTACCCGACTTATTGCCAGTGGTCATTATCGAAAGTTCGAGGATCTGCAGTCGGTAGTTGAGACGATGGGTCGCCAGTTATTGATTGTTGAACATGGTTTTTTACCTAATGAAAGTTGA
- a CDS encoding GNAT family N-acetyltransferase, with protein MKKRIGNNSSSAAFIYTKEEQILGLAQVDLRIMPRYSKQVSLSVTVAKDSWGRGITSRLINKCIDYVHAEWKAHVIYLDVFSDNKRASNLYTKLGFVESGEYLLLLTIDEKDHLDFMMYKKLI; from the coding sequence ATGAAGAAAAGGATTGGTAATAATAGTTCCAGTGCGGCATTCATTTACACTAAGGAAGAACAGATTTTGGGTTTGGCACAAGTTGATCTTCGTATAATGCCACGATATTCAAAACAAGTTTCGCTTTCTGTAACAGTTGCTAAAGATAGTTGGGGACGGGGAATAACGAGCCGATTAATTAATAAATGCATTGATTATGTTCACGCTGAGTGGAAAGCCCATGTTATCTATCTTGATGTTTTTTCAGATAATAAGCGAGCGAGCAATCTGTATACGAAACTTGGATTTGTCGAATCAGGAGAATACCTACTATTGTTAACAATAGATGAAAAGGATCATCTTGATTTTATGATGTATAAAAAACTCATTTAG
- a CDS encoding alpha/beta hydrolase: MTDLIIKTIILLGFSQGELVSALVVADHSEAIQKLILFYPAF; encoded by the coding sequence ATGACAGATTTGATAATTAAAACTATTATTCTTTTAGGATTCTCACAAGGAGAATTAGTCTCTGCTTTGGTAGTTGCCGATCATTCTGAAGCAATTCAAAAATTGATTTTATTTTATCCTGCTTTTTAA
- a CDS encoding glutaredoxin: MLVKVYTDQSIQSVATKKCLSNHHVDFKEIKAIGNKKVFDYLRKVKAKMLPYVETENDSWSGYRPDRLRKMIENKY; this comes from the coding sequence TTGTTAGTAAAAGTCTATACAGATCAAAGTATTCAATCAGTGGCAACAAAAAAATGTTTGAGTAACCATCACGTAGATTTTAAAGAAATTAAAGCGATCGGCAATAAAAAGGTCTTTGATTATTTAAGAAAAGTAAAGGCCAAGATGCTTCCTTATGTCGAAACAGAAAATGATTCCTGGTCGGGATACCGCCCTGATAGATTAAGAAAAATGATAGAAAACAAATATTGA
- a CDS encoding alpha/beta hydrolase, translating into MNAIIFHGSAPHATANKFWYQNIANSLIEQGVKTIIADLPKLDQESLTDTLSKIKKMNLVIDKNTILIGHSAGTNIIFALLEKLTMPIKAVYLVAGYSQPNGMKHTTLKSSYDWDAIKKNAKEFYIFNSFNDPFNCNEKQGKILFDHLGGTLILRNDGHFTKQQQPLLLALLKQY; encoded by the coding sequence ATGAATGCAATCATCTTTCACGGATCGGCACCGCATGCCACGGCTAATAAGTTTTGGTATCAAAACATCGCCAACAGTCTAATTGAGCAAGGAGTAAAAACAATTATTGCTGATTTACCAAAACTCGATCAAGAATCTTTAACTGATACGCTATCCAAGATCAAAAAAATGAATTTAGTAATTGATAAAAACACCATTTTAATTGGTCATTCAGCCGGGACGAATATTATCTTTGCTTTACTTGAAAAACTAACAATGCCAATTAAGGCTGTCTATCTAGTCGCTGGTTATAGCCAGCCGAATGGTATGAAACATACCACTTTAAAGAGTTCTTATGACTGGGATGCTATTAAAAAGAACGCAAAAGAGTTTTATATTTTTAACTCATTCAATGACCCCTTTAACTGTAATGAAAAACAAGGAAAGATCTTATTTGATCATTTAGGCGGAACGCTAATCTTACGAAATGATGGACATTTTACAAAACAGCAGCAACCGCTACTGCTTGCTTTATTGAAACAATATTGA
- a CDS encoding ABC transporter permease, producing MWHNNHNAGYLLRANLKQNLKFSLIWLVVLAMMVASGAGKLEAAFSGGASGSKEIVKMLQAPGMAAMFGAMPKVNTYNTAIVFAGVMVVFMIILQALWVMPLMIRNTRGQEESGLLEMVRARNVGRTAAITATLFELIIDSAIMGIIYFASLATVNMGGTDLYGDFLFSLGMIIANFLFGAIALLFAQLANNTRTANMLSYMVLTAAYLLRLVTDINHQNLTWLSPIGWFEKANFYTDNNVWALGLGLLVSVLLAVSATMIARNRDLGAGVISERTGRATAASWLRSVPALLWRTERGLFAGWLIGAVVFDGVMGSVLGGVGDILKTDPLYRKLLDVSQINAANQTMVLSFLGMYLGIFVALAVTAGVQVAFRLKHDDNLGYLSVIHAEKPTRIAISTSYYCFGLLVGTLVLSAGLLSLFFIGNMALSHPLPLKYLGRLFVASVPAVASFVTLGIALVGLWPRLSSLFWLYMGAGLIVQIFRGLFDLPKHSGNFTPFGWIANVPLDNVDQTWLIVMIVCAVVLFILGIAGYRHQDLSL from the coding sequence ATGTGGCACAATAATCACAACGCGGGTTATCTGTTACGCGCAAATCTCAAGCAAAATCTAAAGTTTTCACTCATCTGGCTTGTCGTTTTGGCCATGATGGTCGCTAGTGGTGCTGGGAAGTTGGAAGCAGCGTTTTCTGGTGGGGCCTCTGGCTCTAAAGAGATTGTCAAAATGTTGCAAGCCCCAGGTATGGCGGCGATGTTTGGTGCCATGCCGAAGGTGAACACTTACAACACGGCAATTGTGTTTGCTGGCGTGATGGTTGTGTTCATGATTATTTTGCAGGCTTTATGGGTGATGCCACTGATGATTCGCAATACGCGTGGCCAAGAAGAAAGCGGCTTGCTTGAAATGGTTCGTGCCCGCAACGTTGGTCGAACTGCCGCCATCACCGCTACCTTATTTGAACTCATCATCGACAGTGCCATTATGGGCATTATCTATTTTGCTTCGTTGGCCACTGTCAACATGGGAGGCACTGACTTGTATGGAGACTTTTTGTTTTCACTAGGAATGATCATCGCCAACTTTCTGTTCGGGGCAATTGCATTACTGTTCGCACAGCTGGCCAATAACACTCGCACGGCCAATATGTTGAGCTACATGGTGCTGACCGCCGCCTACTTGCTTCGACTGGTCACCGATATCAATCATCAAAACTTGACGTGGTTGTCACCGATTGGTTGGTTTGAAAAAGCCAACTTCTATACTGATAACAATGTCTGGGCCTTGGGCTTGGGATTGCTGGTCAGCGTTCTGCTTGCGGTCAGTGCCACCATGATTGCTCGTAATCGCGATCTGGGTGCCGGTGTAATTTCTGAACGCACCGGTCGGGCCACGGCTGCAAGTTGGCTTCGTTCGGTCCCTGCCTTGCTGTGGCGAACTGAACGCGGCTTATTTGCTGGTTGGTTAATCGGCGCCGTAGTATTTGATGGTGTCATGGGCAGCGTGCTCGGCGGTGTTGGCGATATTCTTAAAACTGATCCGCTTTATCGCAAATTACTGGATGTCAGCCAAATCAATGCTGCCAATCAGACTATGGTCCTGTCATTTTTAGGTATGTATCTCGGCATTTTCGTAGCATTAGCAGTGACTGCTGGCGTCCAAGTGGCATTCAGGCTCAAGCACGATGACAACCTTGGTTATTTGAGCGTCATTCATGCTGAAAAGCCAACGCGAATCGCGATTAGTACTAGCTACTACTGCTTTGGCCTGCTTGTTGGCACGCTCGTACTTTCCGCCGGTCTGCTGTCCCTGTTCTTCATCGGCAATATGGCACTGAGTCATCCACTACCGCTCAAGTACCTTGGCCGCCTATTTGTAGCCAGCGTTCCTGCCGTGGCATCATTTGTCACTCTCGGCATCGCACTAGTTGGTCTGTGGCCGCGCTTAAGTAGTCTGTTCTGGCTGTACATGGGTGCTGGTCTGATTGTTCAAATCTTCCGCGGTTTGTTTGATCTGCCGAAGCATTCCGGCAACTTCACGCCTTTTGGCTGGATTGCCAATGTGCCACTTGATAACGTTGATCAGACATGGTTGATTGTGATGATTGTTTGCGCAGTGGTGCTATTTATCCTGGGCATTGCTGGTTATCGTCATCAGGATTTGAGCCTATGA
- the topB gene encoding DNA topoisomerase III, with amino-acid sequence MTTVILAEKPSQARSYVEAFKNSTKKEGYFSVSDPVLANETFITYGFGHLVELATPEKYDQKYKRWSLSNLPIFPDKYKFIVPRDKRIQFKIVKDLLMKADTIIIATDSDREGENIAWSIMNQAKINLKSKTIKRLWINSLEKDAILNGFKNLKDGWTYYPAYKEAQTRQISDWLVGMNGSPLYTLLLRQSGVRGVYSIGRVQTPTLYMVYQRDQEIKNFKPEPYFEISAEIEANRQKFVAKLDPYQRFKEEGSLTAFMGAKNLRTGFQEALIKDVLQETKKTASPRLFSLSSLQSAINKRYHASASDVLKAVQALYESKLLTYPRTDCNYITDQEFNYLLSNLTGYLSLVSSQVSLDNTEANKRYVNGKKVQEHHAIIMTKTIPNKAKLAALPKLQQQVYDLVLRTTLAMFADPYEYEQTIIITEVGKANFKATGNVPTKQGWKLLFSDDKDKNDETVVTLPKVTKGQKVQADLKTPQKETTPPVPFTEGTLITAMKTAGRTLDDEEAQSILKDVEGIGTEATRANVLEVLKKRGYLLSKKNQLHVSEQGITLCTAVELEPLLTSPEMTAKWELALKEISQKKRSQESFLIQIKKFVSKLVDEVPTQMKQSEGLSEQVKNQKIVEIQDRQQEAIGKCPLCKEGMIVDKGKFYGCTNYKAAVPCRFTLPKKWSEKTIGKTAIKALITKGESNRLKGFKSKKSGKKFDAKLKLEGSKLSFDFS; translated from the coding sequence ATGACAACAGTTATTTTGGCCGAGAAGCCTAGTCAAGCCCGATCATATGTGGAAGCATTTAAGAACAGCACGAAAAAAGAGGGTTACTTTTCAGTCAGCGACCCTGTTTTAGCCAATGAGACCTTTATAACCTATGGTTTTGGTCATTTAGTAGAATTGGCAACGCCGGAAAAATACGATCAAAAGTACAAACGATGGTCCTTATCTAATTTGCCGATTTTCCCAGATAAGTACAAATTTATAGTACCCAGGGACAAGAGAATCCAGTTTAAAATTGTCAAAGATTTGCTGATGAAAGCCGATACGATTATTATTGCGACCGATAGCGATCGCGAAGGTGAAAATATTGCTTGGTCGATCATGAATCAAGCAAAAATCAATTTAAAAAGTAAAACGATCAAACGCTTATGGATCAACTCGCTTGAAAAAGACGCTATCCTAAACGGTTTTAAAAACTTAAAAGACGGTTGGACGTATTATCCAGCTTATAAAGAAGCTCAAACCAGACAAATTAGCGATTGGCTGGTTGGAATGAACGGAAGTCCACTATATACATTGCTATTAAGACAAAGCGGAGTTCGTGGTGTCTATTCAATTGGCCGGGTCCAGACGCCAACGCTTTATATGGTCTACCAAAGAGATCAGGAAATTAAAAACTTCAAGCCGGAGCCTTATTTTGAAATAAGCGCCGAAATTGAAGCTAATCGGCAAAAATTCGTTGCCAAATTAGATCCTTATCAACGCTTTAAAGAAGAAGGAAGTCTGACTGCATTTATGGGGGCTAAAAACCTTCGGACCGGTTTCCAAGAGGCCTTAATCAAAGATGTTTTACAAGAGACGAAAAAAACAGCTAGTCCGCGCTTATTCTCTCTTTCCAGTCTGCAAAGTGCGATTAACAAACGCTATCATGCTAGTGCCAGCGATGTTTTAAAAGCTGTTCAAGCGCTATATGAGTCTAAGCTGCTTACTTACCCAAGAACCGATTGCAACTATATTACCGATCAAGAATTCAATTATTTGCTTTCAAACCTAACGGGATATTTGAGTTTGGTGTCTAGCCAAGTCTCTTTAGATAATACTGAAGCGAATAAACGTTATGTAAACGGTAAAAAAGTCCAGGAACATCATGCTATTATTATGACTAAGACTATTCCAAATAAAGCGAAATTGGCAGCATTACCTAAGTTGCAACAACAGGTTTACGACTTAGTTTTGAGAACAACGCTAGCTATGTTTGCTGATCCATATGAATACGAGCAAACAATAATTATTACTGAAGTTGGCAAAGCCAATTTTAAGGCAACCGGAAATGTGCCAACCAAACAAGGCTGGAAATTGCTATTTTCAGACGATAAAGACAAAAATGATGAAACGGTTGTAACGCTGCCCAAGGTGACAAAAGGCCAGAAAGTTCAAGCCGACTTGAAAACACCGCAAAAGGAAACTACCCCACCTGTACCCTTTACCGAAGGTACATTAATCACGGCTATGAAAACTGCCGGTAGAACTCTCGATGATGAAGAAGCCCAATCAATCTTAAAAGATGTTGAAGGGATCGGCACCGAAGCAACCAGAGCCAACGTTCTTGAGGTCTTAAAAAAACGCGGGTATTTGCTTTCTAAAAAGAATCAGCTGCATGTTAGTGAACAAGGAATTACTTTATGTACGGCTGTTGAGCTTGAACCATTACTCACCAGTCCGGAAATGACGGCCAAATGGGAACTGGCTTTAAAAGAAATAAGCCAAAAGAAACGCAGCCAGGAGAGCTTCTTAATTCAAATTAAAAAGTTTGTATCAAAATTGGTCGACGAAGTGCCGACACAAATGAAACAAAGTGAAGGTTTATCCGAGCAAGTTAAAAACCAAAAAATTGTTGAAATCCAAGACCGGCAACAAGAAGCAATTGGTAAATGTCCTCTTTGCAAAGAAGGAATGATTGTTGATAAAGGGAAATTCTACGGTTGCACAAATTATAAGGCCGCTGTTCCGTGTCGTTTCACTCTACCGAAAAAATGGAGCGAAAAGACAATTGGTAAAACAGCTATCAAAGCCTTAATTACAAAGGGTGAAAGCAACAGGCTAAAAGGATTCAAGAGTAAGAAAAGCGGTAAGAAATTCGATGCCAAGTTGAAATTGGAGGGCAGTAAATTAAGCTTTGATTTTAGTTAA